From the genome of Pseudocalidococcus azoricus BACA0444:
TTGCCCCTACCTGATGTAAGCCCTCAGCCCATTGCCAATATTGCACCGTCCGCTCACTTCCCTTGGTCATAGCACTAAAGGTGGGCCGCCAAAGCTTTGGGAGTTTTTTTCTTAACGGTTTTAACCAGGCTACCAGCGGCCCCAGCTTGGGAATGACCACTTGCCCCCCGTGAGTATGCCCAGAGAGTTGTAAATCCACCCGCCAGTTTTGTAAGACCTTGGCACTATCAGGATTATGGGAAAGGACAAGCCGCGGCAAGTCTGGCGGTAACTCATCTAAGAGCAAACCTGGATTAAACTGAAAACTCCAAAAATCCCGTAACCCCACCACTGCCAGGCCAGGCCCCAAGGGATAGGCAATTTTATCCCATAGGACTTGGATGCCAACATTTTCGAGGGCCTGGGTGACAATTGCTTGCGATTCAGGGTAATACACATCATGGTTGCCCAAACAGGCGTAAATCCCCAAGCGGGCCTGTAACTGGTGCAAATGGTGGCTAAGTTCATGGATCGGATCTGGATTATCCGTCACATAGTCCCCAGTTAGACAAATTAAATCTGGCTCGGCCTGGTTGATAACTGCAAGGGTGGCTTGGAGAAACTGACTCGATAGGCTTTCCCCATCAAAATGTAAGTCCGAGAGTTGGGCAATGGTCACTCCTGCCCAGGCCTGGGGCAAATTTTTAACTGGGACTATCAGACGTTCAACACTCAATCCAGCTGGCCTAATCCCAATCATCCTTACTCCTCCACACCCAAAAAACCTGAGGTTTCAAAACGCTGCCCATCCCCAACAAGAACTAAGAATCACAACCAAGCAGCCTGCAAATTGACTTGCTCCCAATATCCCCCCAATCTAGGCCATTCCAGGTTAGGAGCAGCTTAAGGAATACGGGCCAATGTGTTAAGGATAAACAGCGACACAAGATTATCTGAGGATTTATGAAGCTCGCCCCGTGGGTTGGGTTAATGACCAGCGATAATCTACGCCCCAGCCGATTTGTTCACATTCATGCTCAAGATTTTTCTGAACAGCAAAAGCTTTCCGTAACTGAATGATAATCTGCTGAACTTGGGTATAGCTGGGGCTGCCGGGGGGCAAACTGGGAAGAGACTGTTGTTCTAAAAGCTGGAGTAATAATTCATAGTGGATGTGGGAAGGCAAGGGAATTGTCGGCGTAGTTGAAGATGGTGGATGCACAGTCTTGAGAACTCCCAACAGCATTAGCCTCATTATAGGAACTGACCCATTTGATGCTCAATTAAAGTGTTCCTAACCCTAGCCATGTCCATGACGGCTGCTTTGGGCCAAATGAGACCTCTTAATCTGGCTGAGATTTCGGTAATCCCAAGCCATAGCGGGAGGCAGATCTCGCTTTACCGGCCGCGGCCCAGGCCTGGAGATGCTGGACTTGTTCAGAGGCGGTGCGGGCCAGGGGAACCATT
Proteins encoded in this window:
- a CDS encoding metallophosphoesterase, giving the protein MIGIRPAGLSVERLIVPVKNLPQAWAGVTIAQLSDLHFDGESLSSQFLQATLAVINQAEPDLICLTGDYVTDNPDPIHELSHHLHQLQARLGIYACLGNHDVYYPESQAIVTQALENVGIQVLWDKIAYPLGPGLAVVGLRDFWSFQFNPGLLLDELPPDLPRLVLSHNPDSAKVLQNWRVDLQLSGHTHGGQVVIPKLGPLVAWLKPLRKKLPKLWRPTFSAMTKGSERTVQYWQWAEGLHQVGANWLYVNRGLGSYWPGRWNCPPEVTLITLVAAPQSEPVSASVSERLQSVPTCV
- a CDS encoding DUF5340 domain-containing protein encodes the protein MHPPSSTTPTIPLPSHIHYELLLQLLEQQSLPSLPPGSPSYTQVQQIIIQLRKAFAVQKNLEHECEQIGWGVDYRWSLTQPTGRAS